A genomic stretch from Helianthus annuus cultivar XRQ/B chromosome 1, HanXRQr2.0-SUNRISE, whole genome shotgun sequence includes:
- the LOC110934084 gene encoding uncharacterized protein LOC110934084 — MEKLQELIRDNAQAIQVQRAIAEENSGNIQSLQGQMAVLCSQLTELKEMLNNRGMDRDRNGDSRFVRLGRLDFPKFNGEDVEGWIYKCKHFFTIDKTPEAHKVQIAVINLEGAALQWHQLHVNSQNRVVEEMNWADYERSITNRFSTRLSEEPMEDLKNLQQTSTLQEYCEAFDALLYRVVLCEEYAAGLFIAGLKPEIRCLVKIFKPKTVRDAIAMAKQQEVVYSTLFGPKEVKKWSGSTTSTMSSTSTSFKGSNQPLTTSNSSFKATNTNALALLPTPVNKTAKPIRKIPTKEAQEKLAKGECFWCPEKYTSTHNCKFKQLYSLHIEADDEGCEATDMINIQDLSMEPQISLNALMGVPSFNTMKVIGCIGTRQLQILIDSGSTHNFLDSELAAKLRCPMKEVTSMPVIVADGNNLPCTRLCQDFQWVMQGVWYKSDVLLLPLKNYDMVLGIQWLQTLNNIIWNFKTLTMKFKIGSQTFELKGAKQFQSSLSLCSMEMMVKQLKANGSQAQMCSIQLDGAFQHQAKVIEGHESEQMNALLTEFDDVFQEPKSLPPKRSCDHKIQLINESAVINQRAYRYPIGQKDVIEKMVQEMKDLGFIRDSVSSFASPVVLVKKKRWIMEVMR, encoded by the coding sequence ATGGAGAAATTACAAGAGTTAATCAGAGATAATGCACAGGCCATTCAAGTTCAGAGAGCGATAGCTGAGGAGAATTCGGGAAATATCCAGAGTTTACAAGGTCAAATGGCGGTGTTGTGTTCACAATTGACAGAGTTGAAAGAAATGCTGAATAATAGAGGAATGGATCGAGATAGAAATGGGGATTCCAGATTTGTTCGATTGGGACGATTAGATTTTCCTAAATTCAATGGTGAGGATGTCGAAGGCTGGATatacaaatgtaaacatttcTTTACAATTGATAAGACACCAGAGGCACACAAGGTACAAATTGCTGTAATCAATTTAGAAGGTGCTGCATTACAATGGCACCAATTGCATGTTAATAGTCAAAACCGAGTGGTGGAAGAGATGAATTGGGCAGATTACGAAAGATCCATAACCAATAGATTTTCAACACGGTTATCTGAAGAACCGATGGAAGACCTAAAGAATTTGCAACAAACAAGTACTTTACAAGAATATTGTGAAGCTTTCGATGCTTTGCTTTATAGAGTCGTATTGTGTGAAGAATATGCTGCTGGTTTGTTCATAGCAGGATTAAAGCCTGAGATCAGATGTTTGGTGAAAATTTTCAAACCAAAGACAGTTCGAGACGCAATTGCCATGGCCAAACAACAAGAAGTCGTTTATTCTACCTTGTTTGGGCCAAAAGAAGTCAAGAAATGGTCTGGTTCCACTACAAGTACTATGTCTTCCACTAGTACGTCATTCAAAGGTAGCAATCAGCCTTTAACAACTTCAAATAGTTCATTCAAGGCTACTAATACTAATGCCTTAGCATTACTACCCACACCTGTAAATAAAACAGCCAAACCTATTAGAAAGATACCAACAAAAGAAGCACAAGAAAAGTTAGCCAAGGGGGAGTGTTTTTGGTGCCCCGAGAAGTATACATCTACCCACAATTGCAAGTTTAAGCAACTGTATTCTCTCCATATTGAGGCAGATGATGAAGGGTGTGAGGCAACGGATATGATTAATATACAAGATCTGTCAATGGAGCCACAAATTTCACTGAATGCTTTAATGGGAGTACCTTCTTTTAATACTATGAAAGTGATTGGTTGCATAGGTACAAGACAGTTGCAGATCTTAATTGATTCTGGGTCAACACACAATTTTTTAGATTCTGAATTGGCTGCCAAGCTGCGATGCCCTATGAAAGAGGTAACCTCAATGCCTGTTATAGTTGCTGATGGTAATAATCTTCCATGTACTCGTTTATGTCAAGATTTCCAATGGGTAATGCAAGGGGTGTGGTATAAATCTGATGTTCTTTTGCTGCCCTTAAAAAACTATGACATGGTTCTTGGTATTCAGTGGTTACAAACTTTAAATAATATCATTTGGAATTTTAAGACTCTCACAATGAAGTTTAAGATTGGATCCCAAACTTTTGAATTAAAAGGGGCTAAACAGTTTCAATCCAGTTTGAGCTTGTGCTCTATGGAAATGATGGTTAAACAATTAAAAGCAAATGGAAGTCAGGCTCAGATGTGTAGCATCCAGTTAGATGGAGCATTTCAACACCAAGCCAAGGTAATAGAAGGGCATGAGTCTGAACAAATGAATGCCCTTTTAACTGAGTTTGATGATGTTTTTCAAGAACCCAAAAGTTTACCTCCAAAGAGGTCTTGCGACCATAAAATTCAATTGATTAATGAGAGTGCGGTGATCAATCAAAGAGCCTATAGATACCCTATAGGCCAAAAAGACGTGATTGAGAAAATGGTTCAAGAAATGAAAGATCTAGGCTTTATTCGAGATAGTGTCAGCTCATTTGCTTCCCCTGTGGTtcttgttaaaaaaaaaagatggaTCATGGAGGTTATGCgttga